A DNA window from Mya arenaria isolate MELC-2E11 chromosome 17, ASM2691426v1 contains the following coding sequences:
- the LOC128224275 gene encoding uncharacterized protein LOC128224275 — protein MGCAIQFPPLTLKMGHIEERYRVVGLPSRKLGKNQVFSSETVPSSFDTESPKRICKKGHHSKTIAQDISTTQHDTSTLKSNDKNKHNTTKGMDSEGTPVKKKKKWKSLPLTDVGFKMSLFPRPTRPEIFDPDEEERILRTIERDLESYEATVEKYRDLDATHTELFEGNVSKKDKLSRKDKHRRVRKAGKQVKDKYCYNLKNNKGRKRLFIHHRLYKLINLEEKRVYLHLPSNSKYRESNLINRDNRNNSETKSRLNVHVKPPGKPQNLRHALAQNNAAGDISTDLVSVLINLQHRELTPEDYEVLLRLDESVAPKTIDKSTLDNFKTDTVTVDVAGDVCAVCLDVYELGQIRKFLPCNHVFHASCIDMWLENSSRNCPIDGLPIDERS, from the exons ATGGGTTGTGCTATTCAATTCCCTCCGCTAACACTTAAAATGGGCCATATTGAAGAAAGATATAGAGTCGTTGGGTTGCCAAGTAGGAAGTTGGGAAAGAACCAAGTTTTTTCGTCTGAAACGGTGCCAAGTTCTTTTGACACAG AATCACCGAAAAGAATATGCAAGAAAGGGCACCATTCTAAAACAATTGCTCAAGATATATCAACGACTCAACATGACACGAGTACCTTAAAATCTAATGACAAAAACAAGCATAACACGACGAAAGGCATGGACAGTGAAGGAACTCCAgtaaagaaaaagaagaaatggAAATCTCTTCCATTAACAGATGTAGGATTTAAAATGTCTCTCTTTCCTCGCCCAACAAGGCCGGAAATATTCGACCCCGACGAGGAAGAGCGGATTTTACGGACAATAGAACGAGACCTCGAGAGTTACGAAGCAACAGTAGAAAAGTACAGAGACTTGGATGCCACTCACACGGAGTTGTTCGAGGGAAACGTGTCTAAAAAGGACAAACTATCACGCAAGGACAAGCACCGACGAGTGCGCAAAGCAGGGAAGCAAGTTAAAGACAAATACTGTTAcaatcttaaaaataataaaggtcGAAAGAGGTTGTTTATTCATCATAGACTATATAAACTTATTAATCTAGAGGAGAAGCGAGTATACCTTCATTTACCTTCTAACTCGAAATATAGAGAGTCCAACCTTATTAATCGTGATAACAGAAACAACAGCGAAACAAAATCAagattaaatgtacatgtaaaaccaCCTGGGAAACCTCAAAACCTAAGACATGCTCTGGCACAAAATAACGCTGCTGGAGACATATCAACAGATCTAGTCAGTGTTCTTATAAACCTTCAACACAGAGAACTAACACCGGAAGACTATGAAGTTTTGCTACGCCTTGATGAATCCGTTGCTCCTAAAACTATAGATAAATCCACATTAGACAATTTTAAAACGGACACAGTGACGGTCGATGTTGCGGGTGACGTGTGCGCGGTGTGTTTGGACGTATATGAACTGGGGCAGATTAGGAAGTTCCTGCCATGCAATCACGTGTTTCACGCCTCGTGCATTGACATGTGGCTGGAGAACTCCTCCAGGAACTGCCCAATTGACGGGCTTCCGATAGATGAGCGCTCGTGA
- the LOC128224746 gene encoding tRNA-splicing endonuclease subunit Sen15-like, translating to MSKTEFSEHPVYKEIAGFGFTTDSKTLQAFKIYMDLCEAKGWWNVKCHACSELSRVFVSGHANRNTPRELVLPVGVEETLSHDVIQSFLKTVRLEGYSTESLTLGLCSGDGSAVYYRLTDGLLPPEPPDVTEWRKYRREEKGNLQRYHQGEQTKQYIAFQQHQQQEQQQQLKEQLTDT from the exons ATGTCAAAGACGGAATTCTCAGAGCATCCTGTG TACAAGGAAATAGCAGGATTTGGATTTACTACAGATTCCAAGACATTAcaagcatttaaaatatacatggaCCTGTGTGAAG CCAAAGGTTGGTGGAATGTGAAGTGTCATGCGTGCTCCGAGTTGTCACGCGTGTTTGTGTCTGGTCACGCAAACAGAAACACGCCACGTGAGCTCGTGCTTCCAGTAGGCGTTGAGGAGACCCTCAGCCATGACGTTATCCAGAGTTTCCTTAAAACCGTGCGATTAGAAGGATATTCCACAGAATC TCTAACGCTGGGCCTGTGTTCTGGGGACGGATCTGCAGTTTACTACCGCTTGACTGATGGCCTCTTGCCTCCCGAGCCACCTGACGTCACCGAGTGGAGGAAGTACAG GCGGGAGGAGAAAGGGAACCTACAGCGATATCACCAAGGAGAGCAGACAAAACAATACATCGCCTTTCAACAACATCAGCAGCAGGAGCAACAGCAACAATTAAAAGAACAACTAACGGACACTTGa